Proteins encoded in a region of the Wolbachia endosymbiont (group A) of Anomoia purmunda genome:
- a CDS encoding ankyrin repeat domain-containing protein, whose protein sequence is MLCNYYQDITIEGEKEQHQYIIKLPDTLNSKISSSPIRLNLKIKNKAVPIPYSIIDFAELSVTDVDSISIEEGKRDYINECYGKSISDLTEDSLEIQDITIFDSKGTKWSLSIGLVDYFKNPENQQIVLRINNELYKIDSTNLRLEHLEINPSSFRYYQPEEQGLQIYHNQPTNKNDVGLVDFRDKSILDFDTEIADDSLVLSHKNNTLAKVENWNTYQPAREMMFAFNDTMVSNLKCIVSACNSEDIIEEFNKEKVTLLKEQIFDAVVRDNINEAKDLIRKIESINTESRHELTPLYVAIRAGRLDIVEILFDRKHFSVKDKDIHGCNPLHWAAQQGNFNIAKFFVDKGADIGAKDNDGRTPLRVAAYSGDLGMVKFFLDRNMSIEVKNNDPYKMIGVVEGVKNEIINQADTAANVKKWAESFVEKLRYSIKSVAKEKLKDGMLHDGYSSVNKLANEIYKSDGKLFDDTIRGVINDVYGKVDTKKILSCVRSHGYIDQLISAYIAVFDAMQRNNDLNNGAVFKLAYYVKEAIEMKNYPDVHQEERSNLEKLKSRLPKSVRNAVFASQVCIKNTYQNEYLYAAVDCFNYDTERRKAFTWVLGKNDKQGVWKIQLDGDSFRIVNVEFNEHLYAASNYFNYDNDRRMVSTMFF, encoded by the coding sequence ATGCTGTGTAATTACTATCAGGACATTACAATAGAAGGAGAGAAAGAGCAACACCAGTATATTATCAAACTGCCAGATACATTAAATAGTAAAATTTCGTCGTCGCCAATAAGGCTCAATTTAAAAATAAAAAATAAAGCAGTACCTATACCTTATAGTATCATTGATTTTGCTGAGTTAAGTGTAACAGATGTTGATAGTATAAGCATAGAAGAAGGTAAAAGGGATTATATAAATGAATGTTATGGCAAATCAATCTCTGACCTTACAGAGGATAGTTTAGAGATACAAGATATTACAATATTTGATAGTAAAGGTACTAAATGGTCTTTATCCATTGGTTTAGTTGATTATTTTAAAAATCCAGAGAATCAACAAATTGTATTACGAATAAACAATGAGCTTTATAAAATCGATAGTACAAACTTAAGGCTTGAGCATCTAGAGATCAATCCTAGCTCTTTCAGATACTATCAACCAGAGGAACAAGGATTACAAATTTATCATAATCAACCTACTAATAAGAATGATGTTGGTTTAGTTGACTTTAGAGATAAGTCTATATTGGATTTTGATACAGAGATTGCTGATGATAGTTTAGTGTTATCACATAAGAATAATACCTTAGCAAAAGTAGAAAATTGGAATACCTATCAACCAGCAAGGGAAATGATGTTTGCTTTTAATGATACGATGGTTTCTAATTTGAAATGCATAGTCTCTGCTTGTAATTCAGAGGATATTATAGAGGAGTTTAATAAGGAGAAAGTAACTTTATTAAAAGAGCAAATATTTGATGCTGTAGTGCGAGATAATATTAATGAAGCTAAAGATTTAATTAGAAAAATTGAAAGTATTAATACTGAAAGTAGGCATGAATTAACACCTTTGTACGTTGCTATTCGAGCAGGTAGGTTGGACATAGTAGAAATTCTTTTTGATAGAAAGCATTTTAGTGTTAAAGATAAAGACATCCATGGTTGTAACCCTCTGCACTGGGCTGCTCAGCAAGGCAATTTTAATATAGCTAAGTTTTTTGTGGATAAAGGTGCTGATATTGGGGCTAAAGATAATGATGGTAGAACACCTCTACGTGTAGCAGCTTATAGTGGTGACCTAGGTATGGTCAAATTTTTTCTTGATAGGAATATGAGTATTGAGGTTAAAAATAATGATCCATATAAGATGATAGGAGTAGTTGAGGGCGTAAAGAACGAAATTATTAACCAAGCAGATACTGCGGCTAATGTAAAAAAATGGGCAGAGTCTTTTGTAGAGAAGTTAAGATACTCAATAAAAAGTGTAGCAAAAGAGAAGCTAAAGGATGGCATGTTGCATGATGGGTATAGTTCAGTTAATAAACTTGCTAATGAAATTTATAAATCAGATGGAAAGTTGTTCGATGATACAATTAGGGGAGTTATAAATGACGTGTATGGAAAAGTAGATACAAAAAAAATATTAAGTTGTGTACGAAGTCATGGTTATATTGATCAGCTTATTTCAGCTTATATAGCTGTGTTTGATGCAATGCAAAGGAATAATGATTTAAATAATGGTGCAGTATTTAAGTTAGCTTACTATGTTAAAGAAGCAATCGAGATGAAGAACTATCCTGATGTTCATCAAGAAGAAAGATCTAACCTTGAGAAACTAAAAAGCAGATTGCCAAAATCAGTGAGAAATGCAGTATTTGCGTCACAAGTATGTATTAAAAATACTTATCAAAATGAATATTTATATGCTGCTGTTGATTGTTTTAATTATGACACAGAAAGGAGGAAAGCGTTTACTTGGGTTCTTGGGAAAAATGATAAACAAGGTGTGTGGAAGATTCAGCTTGATGGTGATAGCTTTCGTATAGTGAATGTTGAGTTTAATGAACATTTATATGCTGCTAGTAACTATTTTAATTATGATAATGATAGACGAATGGTATCAACTATGTTTTTTTAA
- a CDS encoding SDR family oxidoreductase: protein MNLAKEKEMGKLEGKVALITGASGEIGSAVAKRFIREGACVILISRSLDNLKPLYNEIEELEEFKEGSVKLIQLDLLDFENVKILTNMIESLKLSESGALDILVACTGILGKLNPIHDYEIEELQNVMNTNFTANWYLLKNLDPMLKKSNAGRAIFMTSEVTLSPSSYPYWMPYAASKVALEIMVQIYASETKHTKLCVNAVYTEGPVGSEQAFLGKDTPELVSPDKLTDKFVELASNDCSMSGEILPLSKSPE, encoded by the coding sequence ATGAATCTCGCTAAGGAGAAAGAAATGGGTAAGTTAGAAGGTAAAGTAGCTTTAATCACCGGAGCTTCAGGTGAAATAGGTTCTGCTGTTGCAAAAAGGTTTATAAGAGAAGGTGCATGTGTGATTCTGATTTCAAGATCTCTTGATAATCTCAAGCCACTATATAATGAAATTGAAGAGCTTGAAGAATTTAAAGAAGGCTCTGTGAAACTAATTCAGCTTGATCTTTTAGACTTTGAGAATGTAAAGATACTGACAAACATGATAGAAAGCCTGAAATTATCAGAATCTGGAGCACTTGATATATTAGTTGCGTGTACTGGAATTTTAGGGAAACTGAACCCCATTCACGACTATGAGATTGAAGAGCTACAGAACGTAATGAATACAAATTTTACTGCCAATTGGTACTTACTAAAAAACTTAGATCCAATGCTAAAAAAGTCTAATGCTGGAAGAGCGATATTCATGACCTCAGAGGTGACACTTTCTCCTTCCTCTTATCCATATTGGATGCCGTATGCTGCGAGTAAAGTTGCACTGGAAATAATGGTGCAGATATATGCATCTGAGACAAAACATACAAAATTATGTGTAAATGCTGTATACACGGAAGGACCTGTGGGTAGTGAGCAGGCATTTCTTGGAAAAGATACACCTGAATTGGTGTCACCTGATAAACTAACAGACAAATTTGTGGAATTAGCTTCTAACGATTGCAGCATGTCAGGAGAAATCTTACCGCTCAGCAAATCTCCTGAATAA
- a CDS encoding IS110 family transposase, translating to MVTSYQNFIGIDIGKLEFVTAVNEQKGVIKFDNSCVGWKQFYQKFSNILPNSMVILEATGGYELGLLYFLIDRNIAVHRANTRQVKNFILSHGTLAKTDSLDAKALAQYGSERCGHLQLFTSISKEQTTLFALCQRRDDITKMLVQEKNRLKTPGNDYIKESCQQAIEFLNNQIEKLDQAIQKIVNENPELQRCQKILETVPGIGRKTSQCLLCLIPELGSLNKRQIASLAGVAPHPKESGKAIGYRRIIGGRSNVRSKLFTAAMAAARSKSALGAFYSKLIESGKKKMVAITALMRKIIVIANARLKEAVNLHI from the coding sequence ATGGTTACATCTTATCAAAATTTTATTGGCATTGATATCGGAAAACTTGAATTTGTTACTGCAGTTAATGAACAAAAAGGTGTCATCAAATTTGACAATAGTTGTGTTGGTTGGAAACAATTCTACCAAAAATTTTCAAATATCTTGCCCAACTCCATGGTAATTTTAGAAGCTACAGGAGGTTATGAGCTTGGCTTATTGTATTTTCTTATTGATAGAAACATTGCTGTGCATCGTGCTAATACTCGTCAAGTTAAAAACTTCATTCTATCTCATGGAACTTTGGCAAAGACCGACAGTCTTGATGCAAAAGCGCTTGCCCAATATGGTTCTGAGCGTTGTGGACATCTGCAGCTATTTACATCTATCTCAAAAGAACAAACCACCTTGTTTGCACTTTGTCAGCGTCGTGACGATATTACGAAAATGCTTGTTCAAGAGAAGAATAGGCTAAAAACTCCTGGAAATGATTACATTAAGGAAAGTTGTCAACAAGCTATTGAATTCCTCAACAACCAGATAGAAAAGCTTGATCAAGCTATACAAAAAATAGTCAATGAAAATCCTGAATTGCAACGATGCCAAAAAATTCTTGAAACAGTCCCTGGAATAGGTAGAAAAACCTCTCAATGTTTATTGTGTCTCATACCGGAACTTGGTTCTTTAAATAAAAGGCAAATTGCAAGCCTTGCAGGTGTTGCGCCTCATCCTAAGGAAAGTGGTAAAGCTATTGGCTACCGAAGGATTATAGGTGGAAGAAGTAACGTTCGTTCAAAGCTTTTTACAGCTGCCATGGCTGCTGCAAGGTCCAAATCTGCACTTGGTGCCTTTTATTCTAAGCTTATTGAAAGTGGTAAGAAAAAGATGGTGGCTATAACAGCTCTAATGCGTAAAATAATAGTGATTGCTAATGCAAGGCTTAAAGAAGCAGTTAATTTGCATATTTAA
- a CDS encoding response regulator, protein MNKRYIDNKKENRVDFILRNYGMSIVVMAVIMLLPSVAISILYFFDIYSQHINIEINLLVSILTTLFMIYNVKRYRYLLNTIEFQNAIFANALNHNTEFCLILHKDEGIIYADARFYERLKDHIDDDITLGKILEIGDVSEADKKVLYHALKNNSSVQVCISLNKKNRVSNFLLLFETIPDNPQIAINSNKILNLSLVPIARPDGYFVLKATQINKEQIYEELIEKHSIGTYIANAKGVILSVNKRFLDIFELKKLEKGSSISDFISQSKYNNTTTDNEILFFTISGIPFKAYMSTAIFCDKYNHSYIYGFITPTESNIVDYQLHPCFANSSIAIAQCDINGNFVKKNTALIKLAGSDNNSIFTLILDSYHVKIREYFSSNRINNASFDVQLNGGNNIKIYFNKFLHNKMIFILCYFIDNTEHKNLEIKLEHYQKMQAIGQLAGGIAHDFNNILTGIIGFCDLLLLQHSAGDPSFGDIIQIQQNAKRGSNLVRQLLAFSRRQTLQPKIIDVNRTIANLYEMIKRLIGENIKFNIYYGRDLGAVRADQGQLEQVILNLAVNASAAMEKGGELTIRTFNQKIDSLNSTSQDMFSPDKETIEHGNYVVIEVIDTGCGMTNDTIGKVFDPFFSTKDITSGTGLGLSTVYGIIKQTEGYIYVASKVNHGTKFSIFLPMVYISDENLREEDSEEIERPVVSEIKGNGMILLIEDEDSVREFIAKALKRKGFDVIEASIGSEALEIISKKSQHIDLIITDVIMPEVSGPEIVKEALIHRPNINVIFISGYAEDAFLKSDDINIEDFHFLPKPFTLNELGNKVQSVLHKAKKTV, encoded by the coding sequence ATGAATAAAAGATACATAGATAACAAAAAAGAGAACAGGGTTGACTTCATACTAAGAAATTATGGAATGTCAATTGTTGTGATGGCAGTTATTATGCTCTTACCTTCAGTAGCAATATCGATACTCTACTTTTTTGATATATATAGTCAGCATATTAATATAGAGATTAATTTATTAGTTAGCATTCTAACAACTCTCTTTATGATATATAATGTAAAACGCTACAGATACCTACTTAATACTATAGAATTTCAAAATGCAATATTTGCAAATGCACTAAATCATAATACAGAATTTTGCCTTATTTTACATAAAGATGAAGGTATTATTTATGCTGATGCAAGGTTCTACGAAAGGTTGAAAGATCATATAGATGATGACATTACGTTAGGCAAGATTCTTGAAATAGGAGATGTTTCAGAAGCAGACAAAAAAGTACTCTATCATGCACTAAAAAATAACTCTTCTGTACAGGTATGCATTTCCTTAAACAAGAAGAATAGAGTATCTAACTTTCTTTTGCTCTTTGAGACGATACCAGATAATCCCCAAATTGCTATAAATAGTAATAAGATTTTAAATTTATCATTAGTGCCAATAGCAAGGCCAGATGGGTATTTTGTATTAAAAGCAACACAAATAAACAAGGAGCAGATATATGAAGAGTTAATAGAAAAACACAGCATAGGAACTTACATTGCAAATGCCAAAGGGGTGATTTTATCTGTAAATAAAAGATTTTTAGACATATTTGAACTGAAAAAACTGGAAAAAGGTAGCTCAATCAGTGATTTTATATCTCAATCTAAATATAACAATACAACAACCGATAATGAAATTTTGTTTTTTACTATAAGTGGTATTCCATTCAAGGCTTATATGAGCACTGCTATATTTTGTGATAAATACAACCATAGCTATATATATGGCTTTATAACACCAACCGAATCAAATATTGTTGATTATCAATTACACCCTTGTTTTGCAAATTCATCAATTGCTATTGCACAATGTGACATAAACGGCAACTTTGTAAAGAAAAATACGGCACTAATAAAGCTTGCAGGGTCAGATAATAATTCAATCTTTACATTGATACTGGATAGTTATCATGTGAAAATACGTGAATATTTTTCGAGTAATAGAATAAATAATGCGTCTTTTGATGTACAGCTCAACGGCGGTAATAACATAAAAATATATTTCAATAAGTTTCTTCATAATAAAATGATCTTCATACTTTGTTATTTTATTGACAATACTGAACACAAAAACCTAGAGATAAAGCTTGAGCATTATCAAAAGATGCAAGCTATAGGGCAGTTAGCAGGTGGTATTGCGCATGATTTCAACAATATATTGACTGGGATAATAGGATTTTGCGATTTGCTTTTACTCCAGCATTCAGCTGGTGATCCATCTTTTGGAGATATAATACAGATACAGCAAAATGCAAAGCGTGGATCAAATTTAGTAAGACAATTGCTTGCTTTTTCAAGAAGACAGACCTTGCAGCCAAAAATTATTGATGTAAATAGAACTATAGCTAATCTTTATGAAATGATAAAAAGATTAATAGGTGAAAATATAAAATTTAATATTTATTATGGTAGAGACTTGGGTGCTGTTAGGGCTGATCAAGGGCAATTAGAGCAAGTTATACTTAACTTAGCAGTCAATGCTAGTGCTGCTATGGAAAAGGGCGGAGAATTAACTATACGAACCTTTAATCAAAAGATTGACTCATTAAATTCTACATCTCAGGATATGTTTTCTCCAGATAAGGAAACGATCGAACATGGAAATTATGTTGTGATTGAAGTAATTGATACTGGATGTGGAATGACAAATGATACAATTGGAAAGGTATTTGACCCATTTTTTTCTACCAAAGATATTACCTCTGGTACAGGTCTTGGCCTCTCTACTGTATATGGCATTATTAAACAAACTGAAGGATACATCTATGTTGCTAGCAAAGTAAATCATGGAACTAAATTTAGCATATTTTTGCCCATGGTTTACATATCAGATGAAAATCTGAGAGAGGAAGATAGTGAAGAAATAGAAAGACCGGTAGTAAGTGAAATTAAAGGTAATGGTATGATTTTATTGATTGAAGATGAAGATTCAGTAAGGGAATTCATTGCTAAAGCACTAAAAAGGAAAGGATTTGATGTAATAGAAGCAAGCATAGGCAGCGAGGCGCTAGAAATAATCAGTAAAAAAAGTCAACACATAGATCTTATAATCACTGATGTAATCATGCCAGAGGTGAGCGGCCCAGAAATAGTTAAAGAAGCATTGATCCATAGGCCAAATATCAACGTTATTTTTATTTCTGGGTATGCAGAAGATGCTTTTTTAAAGAGTGATGACATCAATATAGAAGATTTTCACTTTTTGCCAAAACCATTCACTCTGAATGAATTAGGAAACAAGGTTCAAAGTGTGTTACACAAAGCAAAAAAGACAGTCTAA
- a CDS encoding ParB/RepB/Spo0J family partition protein — translation MKDDRRLGRGLAGLIGDNYDNKEDRQEYLPISLLHPSKFQPRKHFDEESLRELASSIEKNGIIQPIVVRKDSNDDGYEIIAGERRWRASKIANLDSAPVIIKDLSDKECLEVSIIENIQRQDINPIEEGEAYRKLIDEFFYTHEELASAIGKSRSHITNMIRMLSLPCRVKTMINEKKLSMGHARALINVENAESIAERIVSQGLSVRQTEKLTKDLHQNNNQKEQKYTRNQDMTVIEGAISSQLGLKIKINDNNSKGKVMIRYNNPNELDLILKVLNRKLEV, via the coding sequence ATGAAGGATGATAGACGCCTCGGCAGAGGTCTTGCCGGTCTCATAGGCGATAATTATGATAATAAAGAAGATCGACAAGAGTATTTGCCTATTTCATTACTGCACCCAAGCAAATTTCAACCGAGGAAACATTTTGACGAGGAATCATTAAGAGAGCTTGCAAGTTCAATAGAGAAAAACGGCATTATACAGCCTATCGTGGTACGCAAAGATTCAAATGATGATGGTTACGAAATAATAGCTGGGGAACGTCGTTGGCGAGCAAGCAAGATTGCAAATCTTGATAGTGCGCCGGTTATCATAAAAGATCTGAGCGACAAGGAATGCTTGGAAGTATCCATTATTGAAAACATACAAAGGCAAGATATTAATCCAATAGAAGAAGGTGAAGCTTACAGAAAACTGATAGATGAGTTCTTCTATACACATGAGGAATTAGCTTCAGCTATAGGCAAAAGCCGCAGCCACATAACCAATATGATTCGGATGTTGTCACTTCCCTGTAGGGTGAAAACAATGATCAACGAAAAAAAGTTGTCTATGGGTCATGCAAGAGCGTTGATTAATGTTGAAAATGCGGAAAGTATTGCAGAAAGAATAGTTTCTCAAGGCTTAAGCGTTAGACAAACTGAAAAACTGACAAAGGACCTACATCAAAACAACAATCAAAAAGAGCAGAAATATACTAGAAATCAAGATATGACGGTAATAGAAGGCGCTATATCTTCTCAACTTGGTTTAAAGATCAAAATTAATGACAACAATTCTAAGGGTAAAGTTATGATACGGTATAATAATCCAAATGAATTGGATCTAATATTGAAAGTTTTGAATAGGAAACTTGAGGTATAG
- a CDS encoding TrbC/VirB2 family protein: protein MKNFLLLVALILSFAFDARADDDATTSTICNIINYTKTLGGPMITVVIIGAALLSIFGRMPWPALFALGMFTAAFFGAPSVVKAITGQEVCKTTNTTPVCTPPKILQNGICQ from the coding sequence ATGAAAAATTTTCTTCTACTTGTGGCTTTAATTCTTTCCTTTGCATTTGATGCACGTGCTGATGATGATGCAACAACAAGTACAATATGTAACATAATAAACTATACTAAAACGCTAGGTGGGCCGATGATCACAGTAGTGATAATTGGTGCAGCTTTGCTTTCAATATTTGGCAGAATGCCATGGCCTGCACTTTTTGCACTAGGCATGTTTACTGCTGCGTTTTTTGGTGCTCCTTCAGTTGTAAAGGCAATAACAGGACAAGAGGTATGTAAGACAACTAATACAACCCCTGTTTGCACTCCTCCTAAAATATTGCAAAATGGAATATGTCAATAG
- the hemF gene encoding oxygen-dependent coproporphyrinogen oxidase, with product MEKQKTQAFKWFCALRDKIIESFLSIEKQSSAEPKIEKRKWDRPGGGGGESTIIFGNVFEKVGVNVSKVHGKFADSAINEIPGASESNGEFWASGISLVSHMQSPLIPAAHMNTRLIYTSKQWFGGGMDFTPIYKNEEDCKYIHESIKMTCDRFDTGYYPKFKEQCDNYFFLQHRKEPRGIGGIFYDNLSSGNWENDFEFTKAVGEAFLEIYLHIIRKHIQKSWTKEQRENQLIKRGRYVEFNLLYDRGTRFGLMTDGNPDAIMMSMPPLVKWL from the coding sequence ATGGAAAAACAAAAAACACAAGCATTTAAATGGTTCTGTGCACTAAGAGATAAGATTATAGAATCTTTCTTATCAATTGAAAAACAATCATCCGCAGAGCCAAAGATCGAAAAAAGAAAGTGGGATCGCCCAGGTGGTGGAGGTGGTGAATCTACAATTATTTTTGGTAATGTTTTTGAAAAAGTTGGAGTAAACGTTTCAAAAGTACACGGAAAATTTGCAGATTCAGCCATTAATGAGATTCCTGGTGCAAGTGAAAGTAACGGAGAGTTTTGGGCAAGCGGTATATCTTTAGTGTCTCATATGCAATCGCCCCTTATCCCTGCAGCACATATGAACACAAGGCTGATATATACTTCAAAACAATGGTTTGGTGGAGGAATGGATTTTACGCCAATATATAAAAATGAAGAAGATTGCAAGTATATTCATGAATCAATCAAAATGACATGTGATAGATTTGACACCGGATATTATCCAAAATTTAAAGAGCAATGTGACAACTATTTTTTCTTACAACACAGAAAAGAGCCGCGTGGTATTGGTGGCATTTTCTATGATAATCTGAGTTCTGGCAACTGGGAAAATGATTTTGAGTTCACAAAAGCAGTAGGTGAAGCCTTTTTGGAAATTTATTTGCACATCATACGTAAACATATACAAAAATCTTGGACAAAAGAACAACGAGAAAATCAATTAATAAAACGTGGCAGATATGTAGAATTCAATCTGTTATACGATCGTGGCACAAGGTTTGGTTTAATGACTGACGGCAATCCAGATGCAATTATGATGTCAATGCCACCACTTGTTAAGTGGTTATAG
- a CDS encoding ParA family protein: MSKIIAIVNQKGGVGKTTTSINLSTAFAAVGKSTLLVDLDPQGNASTGLGISYRSREEKNIYKILLSSENKLIESAIFNIKEIPNLSLISSVVDLSAAEIELSQLERGKFVLKSALEKIRDNYEYIIIDCPPSLGLLTINALTAANSIIVPLQCEFFALEGLSHLVKTVELIKRNNLNPFLAIEGIVLTMYDRRNKLSEQIKNDICQYLNDKVYKTIIPLYETVIPRNVRLSEAPSHGKPAIVYDLKCPGAQAYISLAREILKKHASSCKEKKLVSEGVV, translated from the coding sequence GTGAGCAAGATTATTGCAATAGTAAATCAAAAGGGTGGAGTTGGCAAAACCACAACTAGTATAAATTTATCGACAGCCTTTGCTGCTGTGGGAAAAAGCACTTTATTGGTAGATCTTGATCCTCAAGGAAATGCTAGTACAGGACTCGGGATTTCTTATCGTAGTAGGGAAGAAAAAAACATATACAAAATACTACTAAGCAGCGAAAATAAATTGATAGAATCGGCAATTTTCAATATAAAGGAAATTCCAAATTTATCACTAATTTCGTCAGTAGTTGATTTATCAGCTGCAGAAATTGAATTATCGCAACTTGAGCGAGGAAAATTTGTACTAAAAAGCGCATTAGAGAAAATTCGCGATAATTATGAGTATATAATCATCGATTGCCCTCCATCGCTTGGACTTCTAACCATAAATGCCTTGACTGCTGCTAATTCTATTATTGTTCCTCTTCAGTGTGAATTTTTTGCTCTGGAAGGATTAAGCCATTTAGTTAAAACTGTAGAACTGATAAAAAGGAATAACCTAAACCCTTTTTTGGCAATAGAAGGGATAGTGTTAACAATGTATGACAGGCGTAACAAACTCAGTGAACAGATTAAAAACGATATTTGCCAGTATTTAAATGATAAAGTATACAAAACTATCATCCCATTGTATGAGACTGTTATTCCACGTAATGTACGGTTATCAGAAGCGCCTTCTCATGGAAAACCCGCTATTGTGTATGATCTTAAGTGTCCTGGTGCACAAGCATATATAAGTTTGGCAAGGGAAATTTTAAAAAAGCACGCGAGCAGTTGTAAGGAGAAGAAGCTAGTAAGCGAGGGCGTAGTATGA
- a CDS encoding YihY/virulence factor BrkB family protein — MYNDGVEHAGYLSFLILLSIFPFLIVLMAVASTFASFLDQYNIGWVFIIDNMPQDILASLMPRIREIISGPPQSLLTLAIVGAVWTASSTIEGLRTVLNKAYKIPVSPPYIWRRVLSILQFLVITLIITLTIAFSTLVPMLIDFSYQELSYTKYLLIEFVLFTVVSWLYFMLPNIKQNLSDVFPGSCVAVILCTISASAFKQYLKASFDQLNLIYGSLGGMVVSLLFFYMLSLIFIYGAKFNFQLKYFNESR; from the coding sequence ATTTATAATGATGGAGTGGAGCACGCAGGGTATTTGTCATTTTTAATCCTGTTATCGATATTTCCTTTTCTCATCGTTTTAATGGCTGTGGCGTCAACATTTGCAAGTTTTTTAGACCAGTATAACATTGGCTGGGTATTTATCATTGATAACATGCCACAGGATATTTTGGCATCTTTGATGCCGCGTATTAGAGAGATAATATCAGGCCCGCCGCAAAGCTTACTAACTTTGGCAATTGTAGGTGCTGTTTGGACCGCCTCGTCAACAATTGAAGGGCTAAGAACAGTATTGAACAAAGCTTATAAAATTCCAGTTTCGCCGCCTTATATATGGAGAAGGGTACTCAGTATATTACAATTTTTAGTGATCACGCTTATTATAACTCTAACTATAGCGTTCTCTACATTAGTGCCAATGCTAATTGATTTTTCCTATCAGGAGCTAAGTTATACTAAATACCTGCTCATTGAATTTGTACTTTTCACAGTAGTCTCTTGGCTATATTTTATGTTACCAAACATAAAACAAAATTTATCAGACGTATTTCCCGGATCTTGTGTAGCTGTTATTCTTTGTACAATTTCTGCTTCAGCTTTCAAGCAATACTTAAAAGCTTCCTTTGATCAACTGAATTTGATATATGGAAGTTTAGGTGGTATGGTAGTGTCATTACTATTTTTTTATATGCTAAGTTTGATTTTTATATATGGAGCAAAATTTAATTTTCAGCTAAAATATTTCAATGAATCTCGCTAA